Proteins from a genomic interval of Vreelandella profundi:
- a CDS encoding DUF1294 domain-containing protein — MISIAALYALVSVITYITYVVDKKAAIKNRRRVSEKSLHLLALAGGWPGALLAQQRWRHKTQKTSFRIVFWLTVVVNLACLVGFVLYPYSG; from the coding sequence TTGATCTCTATTGCGGCACTTTACGCGTTGGTTAGCGTGATCACCTACATCACTTATGTTGTCGATAAAAAAGCGGCAATTAAAAACCGCCGGCGGGTGAGTGAGAAATCGCTTCACCTGCTTGCACTAGCCGGTGGCTGGCCAGGGGCACTGCTGGCGCAGCAGCGGTGGCGGCATAAAACGCAAAAAACCAGCTTCCGGATTGTTTTTTGGCTGACGGTCGTTGTCAATTTGGCATGTTTAGTTGGATTCGTGCTCTACCCTTACAGCGGATGA
- the ppc gene encoding phosphoenolpyruvate carboxylase — protein MSQDLHESLRDNVRILGDSLGRTIADDLGQAFVDKIETIRAHAKRGRQGDSLQQRELIEYLRQLPERDLLPVTRAFNQFLNLANIAEQHYRARFRRVEDYKPGFQPVLGELLERAKKAGNSPRKLVETLANMRVELVLTAHPTEVIRRTLIQKYDAIDECLTAIESSEDYPERGTRAQGRLEELISQAWHTDEIRHERPTPVDEAKWGFAVIENSLWQAVPDFHRDLDNLLLDTAGERLPLDAAPIRYASWMGGDRDGNPNVTARVTREVLLLGRWMAADLYLRDLEKLKTELSMWKANSALKAEAGDVAEPYREVLKRLLARMEATRDWAKAELDGRNYDGGPIIETRDQLYSPLLACYRSLCDVGLDTIANGALLDTLRRVAVFGVTLTKLDLRQEASRHAQVIEELTSALGLGHYQEWDEAKRQEFLLSELASNRPLIPRRWECSAESREVLDTFKVVAQEHTEALGTYIISMAAEPSDVLTVALLMKEVGGQVTLPIAPLFETLNDLDHAGAVVDQLLSIPGYRALIGDRQEVMIGYSDSAKDAGQLAAAWAQYRAQEALVDVCERHGVDLTLFHGRGGTVGRGGGPAHAAILSQPPGSVNGSLRVTEQGEMIRFKFGQPDIALRSMEIYACAVLEATLLPPRAPEPQWREEMDQLAKVGHAAYVGVVREDPDFVPYFRAVTPEGALGRLPLGSRPTKRRQDGGVETLRAIPWIFAWTQIRLMLPAWLGSGEAFSKRLEQPGGREVLQEMRKDWPFFGTYLDMLEMLLAKADVAIAAYYEHRLVDEPSLKALGKKLRHRFASLEDAVLDILQQEKLLENTPLIRQAIDVRNPYIDPLHGLQAELLQRNRDADGAISADLSRALMVTMAGIAAGLRNTG, from the coding sequence ATGAGTCAAGACCTACACGAATCCCTGCGCGATAACGTACGTATTCTCGGCGATAGTCTGGGGCGAACGATTGCCGATGATTTAGGCCAAGCATTTGTCGATAAAATTGAAACGATTCGCGCCCATGCCAAGCGCGGGCGTCAGGGTGATTCGCTGCAGCAGCGTGAGTTAATTGAGTATCTTCGCCAGCTACCCGAGCGCGACCTGCTGCCGGTCACTCGGGCGTTTAACCAGTTTTTGAATCTGGCTAATATTGCCGAACAGCACTACCGGGCGCGTTTTCGTCGCGTTGAAGATTACAAACCTGGCTTTCAACCGGTACTCGGTGAGCTGCTTGAACGTGCTAAAAAAGCCGGTAACTCACCGCGTAAGCTGGTCGAAACGCTCGCCAATATGCGCGTTGAACTGGTGCTGACCGCGCATCCCACCGAAGTTATTCGCCGTACGCTCATTCAAAAATACGATGCGATTGACGAATGCTTAACCGCCATAGAAAGCTCAGAAGATTATCCTGAGCGCGGCACCCGTGCCCAGGGGCGTCTGGAAGAGCTGATTAGCCAAGCCTGGCACACCGATGAGATCCGCCACGAGCGGCCAACGCCGGTGGATGAAGCCAAGTGGGGCTTTGCGGTCATTGAAAATTCACTGTGGCAGGCAGTGCCTGATTTTCACCGCGACCTGGATAATCTGCTGCTGGATACCGCCGGTGAGCGGCTACCTTTGGACGCAGCGCCTATACGCTACGCTTCCTGGATGGGCGGCGATCGCGATGGCAATCCCAATGTCACTGCCCGTGTGACTCGCGAAGTATTATTGCTGGGCCGCTGGATGGCCGCTGATCTATATCTGCGCGATCTTGAAAAGCTGAAAACTGAGCTCTCCATGTGGAAAGCCAACAGCGCTCTTAAGGCGGAGGCGGGCGATGTGGCTGAGCCGTATCGCGAAGTGCTTAAGCGCCTGCTGGCCCGAATGGAAGCGACTCGCGACTGGGCGAAGGCCGAGCTGGACGGACGCAACTATGACGGCGGGCCGATTATTGAAACCCGTGATCAGCTCTATTCGCCGCTGCTCGCCTGCTACCGCTCGCTGTGCGATGTTGGCCTCGATACCATCGCCAACGGCGCGCTGCTCGATACCCTGCGCCGGGTCGCGGTATTTGGCGTGACGCTAACCAAGCTGGACCTGCGCCAAGAAGCGAGCCGCCATGCCCAGGTCATCGAAGAGCTAACCAGTGCGCTTGGGCTTGGCCACTACCAAGAATGGGACGAAGCCAAGCGCCAAGAATTCCTGCTGTCGGAGCTTGCCTCGAACCGACCGTTGATTCCGCGCCGCTGGGAATGCTCGGCCGAGTCTCGTGAAGTGCTGGATACCTTCAAAGTGGTTGCTCAAGAGCACACCGAAGCGCTGGGCACTTACATTATCTCCATGGCCGCAGAGCCCTCAGACGTGCTCACCGTAGCGCTGCTGATGAAAGAAGTCGGCGGGCAGGTGACGCTGCCGATTGCACCGCTGTTTGAAACGCTCAACGACCTGGATCACGCCGGCGCCGTGGTTGATCAACTGCTCTCGATTCCGGGCTACCGTGCGCTGATTGGTGACCGCCAAGAGGTCATGATTGGCTACTCAGACTCGGCTAAAGATGCCGGTCAGCTCGCCGCGGCCTGGGCTCAGTATCGTGCCCAAGAGGCTCTGGTGGACGTATGTGAACGCCATGGAGTGGACTTAACTCTGTTTCATGGTCGCGGTGGCACGGTAGGCCGTGGCGGCGGCCCTGCCCATGCGGCGATTCTCTCTCAGCCCCCGGGCTCGGTGAACGGCAGCCTGCGGGTGACCGAACAGGGCGAGATGATCCGCTTCAAGTTTGGTCAGCCGGATATCGCGCTGCGCTCAATGGAAATCTATGCCTGTGCGGTGCTTGAAGCGACGCTGCTGCCGCCGCGTGCGCCAGAACCTCAGTGGCGCGAGGAAATGGACCAGCTTGCTAAGGTCGGCCATGCCGCCTACGTCGGCGTCGTGAGAGAAGACCCCGACTTTGTGCCGTATTTCCGTGCGGTCACGCCTGAAGGCGCACTAGGCAGGTTGCCGCTTGGTTCACGCCCCACCAAGCGACGCCAAGATGGCGGCGTTGAAACGCTGCGTGCGATCCCATGGATTTTCGCCTGGACACAGATTCGCCTAATGTTGCCCGCATGGTTGGGCAGTGGCGAAGCTTTTTCGAAGCGACTGGAACAGCCCGGCGGGCGTGAAGTGCTGCAGGAAATGCGCAAGGACTGGCCGTTCTTCGGTACCTACTTGGACATGCTTGAAATGCTGTTGGCCAAAGCTGACGTGGCGATTGCAGCGTATTACGAGCACCGCTTGGTGGATGAACCTTCGCTAAAAGCACTGGGTAAAAAGTTACGCCATCGTTTCGCATCATTGGAAGATGCGGTTCTCGATATTCTCCAGCAAGAAAAGCTGCTAGAGAACACGCCGCTGATTCGCCAGGCGATTGATGTGCGTAATCCTTATATCGACCCGCTCCACGGCCTTCAGGCGGAGTTGCTGCAGCGTAATCGTGACGCCGACGGTGCTATCAGCGCCGATCTTTCGCGTGCGCTGATGGTCACCATGGCCGGTATTGCCGCTGGCTTACGCAACACGGGCTAG
- the rluF gene encoding 23S rRNA pseudouridine(2604) synthase RluF has protein sequence MPLRKSTRINKYISESGMCSRREADRFVEQGNVWLNGRRATTGDQVVAGDLVKVNGQEIEPQEEDDLILIALNKPVGIVSTTESSEKDNIVEFVKHGARIFPIGRLDKDSQGLILLTNNGDLVNKILRANNNHEKEYQVTVNKPITDEFIDGMQNGVPILGKVTKRCKLRKESMFVFTITLVQGLNRQIRRMCEHFGYDVTQLIRTRIMNVPLKGLALGDWRDLTAKEIDTIVTLTESSEAAPEQKKSKPKIDRPNYSARSNTEKKNQPGAKAASGKVHKDPRAKTAGSGKPPAKGKSPAAGKPGANKPGAKGKTGAKGAGKGHVGRGKPSTGGKPSQRRK, from the coding sequence ATGCCGTTACGAAAATCTACTCGTATTAATAAGTACATTAGTGAAAGCGGTATGTGCTCACGCCGAGAAGCCGACCGCTTTGTGGAGCAGGGCAACGTATGGCTTAACGGTCGCCGTGCCACCACCGGCGACCAGGTGGTCGCGGGGGATCTGGTTAAAGTGAATGGTCAAGAAATTGAGCCTCAGGAAGAGGACGATTTAATCCTGATTGCGCTGAATAAGCCGGTGGGCATTGTCAGCACCACCGAATCCAGCGAGAAAGACAATATCGTCGAGTTTGTAAAACACGGCGCGCGCATTTTTCCCATCGGTAGGCTCGACAAAGATTCCCAGGGGCTGATTTTATTAACCAATAACGGCGACTTGGTTAATAAGATTTTGCGCGCTAATAACAATCATGAAAAAGAGTATCAGGTGACGGTGAACAAGCCGATCACCGATGAGTTTATTGACGGCATGCAGAATGGCGTACCCATTCTCGGCAAGGTGACCAAGCGCTGTAAGCTGCGCAAAGAGTCGATGTTTGTATTCACGATCACCTTAGTGCAAGGGCTCAATCGACAAATTCGCCGCATGTGCGAACACTTTGGCTATGACGTTACGCAGCTAATTCGCACGCGGATTATGAACGTACCGCTTAAAGGCTTAGCGCTGGGCGACTGGCGTGATCTAACCGCTAAAGAGATCGATACCATCGTCACTCTGACCGAAAGTTCAGAGGCTGCGCCAGAGCAGAAGAAAAGCAAACCTAAAATTGACAGGCCCAACTACAGCGCACGTTCAAATACTGAAAAGAAAAACCAGCCTGGCGCTAAGGCTGCCAGCGGCAAAGTACACAAAGACCCAAGAGCTAAAACTGCTGGATCAGGTAAGCCTCCCGCCAAAGGCAAAAGCCCTGCTGCAGGAAAGCCTGGGGCAAATAAACCCGGCGCCAAGGGGAAAACTGGCGCGAAAGGGGCGGGTAAAGGACACGTCGGGCGGGGCAAGCCTAGCACCGGTGGCAAGCCTTCACAGCGGCGTAAGTAG
- a CDS encoding hydroxymethylglutaryl-CoA lyase: MSLPTSVRLFEMAPRDGLQNEPGAIVPTATKIALIERLSRAGITHIEAASFVSPKWVPQMGDAVEVMRGIQRQQGVVYSALTPNLKGLENALSVGVEEVAVFGAASEAFSQKNINCSIAESLARFEPVLERAHQAGVRVRGYVSCVLGCPYEGDIAPAKVAAVAKALYEMGCYEVSLGDTIGVGTPLAAKRMVEATRQHVPIEHLAAHFHDTYGMALANLYAVMEEGISVIDAATAGLGGCPYAKGASGNVATEDVLYLLEGLGIETGINLQAIIDTAFWITGELGRKPSSKVALAKGLLQQ; this comes from the coding sequence ATGTCACTGCCTACGTCAGTCAGGCTTTTCGAAATGGCCCCCCGTGACGGCCTACAAAACGAGCCGGGGGCAATTGTCCCTACCGCAACCAAAATTGCCCTTATCGAACGGCTATCGCGAGCCGGCATCACGCATATTGAAGCCGCAAGCTTCGTCTCGCCCAAGTGGGTGCCGCAAATGGGTGACGCCGTTGAAGTGATGCGCGGCATACAGCGCCAGCAGGGCGTGGTTTACTCAGCGCTTACTCCCAATCTTAAAGGGCTGGAAAACGCGCTGTCTGTCGGCGTGGAAGAAGTCGCGGTCTTTGGTGCTGCGTCAGAAGCCTTCTCACAGAAAAACATCAACTGCTCGATTGCTGAGTCGCTGGCGCGCTTTGAGCCCGTGCTTGAGCGTGCTCACCAGGCGGGTGTGCGGGTACGCGGCTATGTGTCCTGTGTGCTGGGCTGCCCTTATGAGGGTGATATTGCCCCCGCTAAAGTAGCAGCAGTAGCCAAGGCGCTTTATGAGATGGGCTGCTACGAGGTGTCACTGGGCGATACGATTGGTGTCGGCACCCCGCTTGCGGCCAAACGTATGGTTGAAGCCACCCGGCAGCACGTGCCTATCGAGCATCTTGCCGCTCATTTCCATGATACCTACGGTATGGCGCTGGCTAATTTATATGCGGTAATGGAAGAAGGCATTAGCGTTATCGATGCCGCCACGGCGGGCCTTGGCGGCTGCCCCTATGCTAAAGGTGCGTCCGGCAACGTAGCCACCGAAGACGTGCTGTATTTGCTTGAGGGGCTGGGCATTGAAACGGGTATCAACCTGCAGGCCATTATCGATACCGCCTTTTGGATAACAGGCGAGCTAGGTCGCAAGCCCAGCTCTAAAGTGGCGTTGGCGAAAGGCCTTTTACAACAATAG
- a CDS encoding class I SAM-dependent methyltransferase has translation MPSFHPLADHYQRALRADDVLAQIDAHYPDGPTLHQLAPLDQLHIGGVAASSRLLERLSASLDAQTHPKVLDIGAGLGGLMRQGAALGFHMTGLDITHGFNALNKALSARIQQPDAHLLSWVTGDASALPFADNSFDAVLFQHSLLNMPDAARVLAQSRRVLRPGGQLIMHEVVSGPHVAQLRFPVPWAVSLEQHSHLLSLIELTQLLEAGGFAIEHVDDWSDTALAWRHRQRQKEQTPRQAVLSPQWVFGERFISMGKNLVDNLAEGAIKVVEIQASC, from the coding sequence ATGCCATCCTTCCATCCGCTAGCGGACCACTATCAGCGTGCCCTGCGCGCTGATGACGTGCTGGCTCAGATTGATGCTCACTATCCTGACGGCCCTACGCTGCATCAACTCGCCCCGTTGGATCAGCTACATATTGGCGGCGTAGCGGCCTCTTCCCGGCTGCTTGAACGGCTCAGCGCTAGCCTAGATGCTCAAACCCACCCGAAAGTGCTGGATATCGGCGCGGGGTTAGGTGGGCTGATGCGTCAAGGCGCCGCGCTCGGCTTTCACATGACCGGGCTGGATATTACGCACGGGTTTAACGCGCTAAATAAAGCGCTGAGTGCGCGAATCCAGCAGCCTGATGCGCACTTGCTTTCCTGGGTAACGGGCGACGCCAGCGCCCTGCCGTTTGCGGACAATAGTTTTGATGCGGTGCTGTTTCAGCATAGCCTGCTCAATATGCCCGATGCGGCCCGGGTGCTGGCGCAAAGCCGCCGTGTCCTGCGCCCTGGCGGCCAGCTGATAATGCACGAAGTGGTCAGCGGACCCCACGTAGCACAGCTTCGTTTCCCGGTGCCCTGGGCGGTATCGCTTGAGCAGCACTCTCACCTGCTGAGCCTAATAGAATTAACCCAGCTGCTTGAAGCGGGTGGCTTTGCTATTGAGCACGTGGACGATTGGAGTGATACCGCCTTAGCGTGGCGCCATCGCCAGCGTCAAAAAGAACAAACGCCGCGACAGGCCGTGCTCTCGCCCCAGTGGGTGTTTGGAGAACGCTTCATCAGCATGGGCAAAAACCTAGTCGATAATCTGGCTGAAGGTGCAATTAAAGTGGTAGAGATTCAAGCCAGTTGCTAA
- a CDS encoding AMP-binding protein, which produces MPSSALTLPSYSSSTADKPLLGMTIGDKFDQIALQHADNDALIVVHQNIHWSYRKLQEEVNRCARALLSIGVNKGDRVAIWAPNCSEWTLTQFATAKIGAILVNINPSYRTHELEYSLNHSGARFLVTAHRFKSSDYSEMLYELAPELKQGLNACTEGELKSQKLPGLECIINLSPDKLPGMWRWSDLMQEANRVSQTDLNDLQATLQFDDPINIQYTSGTTGFPKGATLSHHNILNNGFFVAESMGFTSQDRLVIPVPLYHCFGMVMGNLGCITHGATMIYPDEGFDPGKVLKAVDELKATALYGVPTMFIAELDHPDFPTTDLSSLRTGIMAGSICPTEIMKQVVNKMNMKGVQIAYGMTETSPVSSQTGAFDPIEKRVSTVGRTQPHLENKIVDPGNGGILPRGEIGELCTRGYSVMLRYWNNDKATAEAIDGTGWMHTGDLATMDEEGYIQIVGRIKDMVIRGGENVYPKEVEEFLYAHPAISDVQVTGVPDKKYGEELIAWVKLNGTAGDITSDDLREFCKGKITHFKIPRYFKFVDEFPMTVTGKIQKFKMREISIQELGLDKPGLDHESGLEQEK; this is translated from the coding sequence ATGCCTTCATCAGCACTCACCTTACCCAGCTACAGCAGCAGCACGGCAGACAAACCTTTACTCGGCATGACCATCGGCGACAAATTCGATCAAATTGCGCTTCAGCATGCCGATAACGATGCGCTAATCGTCGTGCATCAAAACATCCATTGGAGCTATCGAAAGCTTCAGGAAGAAGTTAACCGCTGCGCCCGGGCTCTGCTGTCTATTGGTGTTAACAAAGGCGATCGCGTGGCGATCTGGGCACCCAACTGCAGCGAGTGGACGCTAACGCAGTTTGCCACCGCTAAAATTGGCGCCATTCTGGTCAACATCAATCCTTCCTACCGCACTCATGAGCTTGAATACTCGCTGAACCATTCCGGCGCGCGCTTTTTAGTCACCGCCCATCGTTTTAAAAGCTCCGACTACAGCGAGATGCTATATGAATTAGCGCCAGAACTTAAACAGGGGCTTAACGCCTGCACGGAAGGTGAACTGAAGTCGCAAAAGCTGCCAGGTCTTGAATGCATCATAAACTTAAGCCCCGACAAGCTGCCCGGTATGTGGCGCTGGTCAGATCTGATGCAGGAAGCCAACAGGGTTAGCCAAACCGACCTCAACGATCTGCAGGCCACGCTGCAATTTGATGATCCGATCAATATTCAGTACACCTCTGGCACTACCGGCTTTCCCAAAGGCGCCACGCTTTCTCATCACAATATTCTTAATAATGGTTTTTTTGTCGCTGAAAGCATGGGCTTTACGAGCCAAGACCGGCTGGTCATTCCGGTGCCGCTGTATCACTGTTTCGGCATGGTGATGGGTAACTTAGGCTGTATCACTCACGGCGCAACGATGATCTATCCGGATGAAGGCTTTGATCCAGGCAAGGTGCTTAAAGCGGTTGATGAGCTAAAAGCCACCGCTCTCTATGGCGTGCCAACGATGTTCATCGCAGAGCTTGATCATCCTGACTTCCCAACCACCGACCTTTCATCCCTGCGTACGGGCATTATGGCGGGCTCGATCTGCCCGACCGAGATCATGAAGCAGGTGGTCAACAAGATGAATATGAAGGGTGTCCAAATCGCTTACGGCATGACCGAAACCAGCCCAGTCTCTAGCCAGACCGGCGCTTTTGACCCTATTGAGAAACGCGTTTCTACCGTAGGCCGTACCCAGCCTCACCTGGAAAACAAAATTGTCGACCCTGGTAACGGCGGCATTCTACCTCGGGGTGAAATCGGCGAACTCTGCACTCGGGGCTACAGCGTAATGCTGCGCTACTGGAACAATGACAAAGCTACCGCAGAGGCAATCGACGGTACCGGTTGGATGCACACCGGCGACCTCGCCACCATGGATGAAGAAGGTTATATCCAGATCGTAGGTCGCATTAAAGACATGGTGATTCGCGGCGGCGAGAACGTTTACCCTAAAGAGGTCGAGGAATTTCTGTACGCTCACCCGGCGATCTCCGATGTGCAGGTCACCGGCGTGCCCGACAAAAAGTACGGCGAAGAACTGATCGCTTGGGTAAAACTCAACGGCACCGCCGGCGACATCACCAGCGACGATCTACGCGAGTTCTGTAAAGGCAAGATCACCCACTTCAAAATCCCACGCTACTTTAAGTTCGTTGACGAGTTCCCGATGACGGTCACCGGCAAAATTCAAAAATTCAAAATGCGCGAAATTTCCATTCAAGAGCTGGGGCTGGATAAACCGGGCCTGGATCACGAGTCAGGCTTGGAACAAGAGAAGTAA
- a CDS encoding monovalent cation:proton antiporter-2 (CPA2) family protein, which translates to MTAYFVQAFIYLLAAVIAVPLAKRFGLGSVLGYLVAGVVIGPILGLVGQETNTIQHFAEFGVVMMLFLVGMELDPKALWAMRVRLLGLGGLQVVLTAAAGAAIAWWLGLVWQTSLAIGFIFALSSTAIVLQTLNEKGLGKTDGGRSAFSVLLFQDIAVIPMLALIPLLALPELMGAGGDDGHASLSLVSSLPGWAHALVVVAAIGSVVVGGYYLVPLLFRYVIGSGLREVFTATALMLVIGIAALMSLVNLSPALGAFLAGVVLANSEFKHELEANIEPFKGLLLGLFFITVGAGINFSVLAAEWGTIVSLGLAVIAVKGIVLLALALLFKVRGSNGWLFTLSLAQAGEFGFVLLTYSVQNSVIPADIAQILSLVVALSMFLTPLLFIVYDRLVLPYYRTASNDDREADTIEEEAPVIVAGVGRFGQIICRLLRANNIPIVALDHEIEQIENLRKINIKSYFGDATRSDLLETAGIENARLIVIALDDRDRAVQMVKHVKQYYPHVWILARAFDRGHGYQLRDAGADDVVSETYHSALELGGHALTAIGVHPMRAKQMTWAFVQNEEAHEDELFNAWKEIEQGINFSPRYGELFMKLEEALNSAMQQDWNEPQREDVPIWTAPAPSEDEGR; encoded by the coding sequence ATGACGGCCTACTTTGTTCAAGCGTTTATCTATCTGCTGGCCGCGGTGATTGCGGTTCCTCTCGCCAAGCGCTTTGGTCTGGGATCAGTGTTGGGTTATTTGGTTGCCGGTGTGGTCATTGGCCCCATCTTGGGACTAGTTGGCCAAGAGACCAATACGATTCAGCACTTCGCGGAGTTTGGCGTCGTGATGATGCTGTTTTTAGTCGGTATGGAGCTTGATCCCAAGGCGCTGTGGGCCATGCGTGTGCGTCTGCTGGGGTTGGGTGGGCTTCAGGTGGTGCTAACGGCGGCAGCCGGTGCGGCTATCGCTTGGTGGCTGGGCTTGGTGTGGCAAACGTCACTAGCCATCGGGTTTATTTTTGCACTGTCGTCTACTGCGATTGTGCTACAAACGCTGAATGAAAAAGGGCTTGGAAAAACCGACGGTGGGCGCAGTGCCTTTTCGGTTTTGCTGTTTCAAGATATCGCGGTTATTCCCATGCTGGCGCTGATCCCGCTGCTGGCGCTGCCTGAGTTAATGGGCGCAGGCGGTGATGACGGCCACGCAAGCTTAAGTCTGGTATCCAGCTTGCCCGGCTGGGCACATGCCCTGGTGGTCGTGGCGGCCATTGGGAGCGTGGTGGTTGGTGGCTACTACCTAGTGCCTTTACTGTTTCGCTATGTGATTGGCTCTGGTCTGCGTGAGGTGTTTACCGCCACGGCGCTAATGCTGGTGATAGGGATTGCCGCACTGATGAGTTTGGTTAATTTATCGCCGGCGCTGGGTGCGTTTCTGGCCGGGGTGGTGCTCGCTAACAGTGAGTTTAAGCACGAGCTTGAAGCCAATATTGAGCCGTTTAAAGGCCTGCTGCTGGGGTTGTTTTTTATTACCGTCGGGGCGGGCATCAATTTTTCAGTGCTGGCGGCAGAGTGGGGCACGATTGTCTCGCTAGGCTTGGCAGTTATCGCCGTCAAAGGCATCGTTTTGCTGGCCTTGGCGCTACTGTTCAAAGTGCGCGGCAGTAACGGCTGGCTGTTTACCTTAAGCCTTGCCCAGGCCGGTGAGTTTGGCTTTGTGCTGCTTACCTACAGCGTACAAAATAGCGTCATTCCGGCGGATATTGCTCAGATTCTCTCGCTCGTTGTGGCCCTGTCGATGTTCTTAACGCCGCTGCTGTTTATTGTCTACGACAGGCTAGTATTGCCGTACTACCGAACCGCTTCTAACGATGATCGTGAGGCTGATACGATCGAAGAGGAGGCGCCCGTTATCGTTGCTGGCGTCGGCCGGTTTGGGCAAATTATCTGCCGCTTGCTGCGCGCCAACAATATTCCTATCGTGGCGCTTGATCATGAAATCGAACAGATCGAGAACCTGCGTAAGATCAATATTAAAAGCTACTTTGGTGACGCCACGCGCTCTGACTTGCTTGAAACCGCCGGAATTGAGAACGCGCGGCTGATCGTTATTGCCTTAGACGACCGGGACCGCGCCGTACAAATGGTCAAGCACGTTAAGCAGTACTATCCCCATGTTTGGATACTGGCTCGCGCATTTGACCGGGGGCACGGGTATCAGTTGCGTGACGCGGGCGCCGATGATGTGGTCAGTGAAACCTACCACTCTGCTCTTGAACTGGGTGGCCACGCGCTCACCGCGATAGGCGTTCACCCCATGCGAGCTAAGCAAATGACCTGGGCCTTTGTGCAGAATGAAGAGGCCCATGAAGATGAGCTGTTTAACGCTTGGAAAGAAATCGAGCAAGGGATTAACTTCAGCCCCCGCTACGGTGAGCTGTTTATGAAGCTGGAAGAAGCGTTGAACAGCGCTATGCAGCAGGATTGGAACGAGCCGCAGCGCGAAGATGTACCAATCTGGACAGCGCCAGCGCCTTCAGAAGATGAAGGCCGTTAA